One Manihot esculenta cultivar AM560-2 chromosome 6, M.esculenta_v8, whole genome shotgun sequence DNA segment encodes these proteins:
- the LOC110618194 gene encoding probable BOI-related E3 ubiquitin-protein ligase 3, whose product MAVEARHLNLFPPQLLGNREIMNHVEANPNIFNTHMGYQVPLSGTTTETQLPMYSSIITDSIPQKTPIKSESGLTYNLPMPRKRPRESINTLLSYPNSQPNLKTASPFSFLGQDLSLHIEQQQLDVDRLISQHMEKVRMELEDKRKRQARRIIEAIEEGMLKRLRAKEEEIEKMGKLNWALEERVKSLCIENQIWRDLAQTNEATANALRTNLEQVLAAQVKDERIRGETAAEMDDAQSCCGSSGEGEMKRFSERCMMASGVQDKDTSRLCRNCRKEESCVLLLPCRHLCLCTVCGSSLNTCPICKATKNASFHVNMS is encoded by the exons ATGGCTGTAGAAGCTCGGCATCTCAATCTCTTCCCTCCTCAACTCTTAGGCAACAG GGAAATAATGAATCACGTTGAAGCAAATCCGAATATCTTCAATACCCATATGGGATATCAGGTTCCATTATCAGGAACTACAACCGAGACACAGCTTCCCATGTACAGCTCTATAATCACGGATTCAATACCTCAAAAAACACCAATCAAATCAGAGAGCGGTCTCACCTACAATCTGCCTATGCCGAGAAAACGCCCAAGAGAATCTATCAACACTCTCCTCTCATACCCGAATTCCCAACCCAACTTGAAGACCGCTTCCCCCTTCTCCTTTCTTGGCCAAGATCTCTCCCTCCATATCGAGCAACAGCAACTAGACGTCGACCGCCTTATTTCCCAACAT ATGGAGAAAGTGAGGATGGAGTTGGAAGACAAGAGAAAGAGGCAAGCGAGGAGGATAATAGAGGCAATAGAGGAAGGGATGCTCAAGAGGCTAAGAGCGAAGGAAGAAGAAATCGAAAAGATGGGTAAATTAAATTGGGCACTGGAAGAGAGGGTCAAATCCTTGTGCATAGAGAACCAAATATGGCGAGACCTTGCTCAAACCAACGAGGCCACAGCCAATGCTCTAAGGACCAACCTTGAACAAGTCCTAGCAGCGCAGGTTAAGGATGAGCGCATCCGGGGCGAAACTGCAGCAGAAATGGACGATGCCCAATCATGCTGTGGCAGCAGCGGTGAAGGAGAAATGAAAAGGTTCTCGGAGCGGTGTATGATGGCAAGTGGGGTGCAGGATAAGGACACAAGCAGGCTGTGCAGGAACTGTAGGAAGGAGGAGTCGTGTGTGTTGCTATTGCCGTGCAGGCATCTATGCCTCTGCACTGTTTGTGGGTCTAGTCTCAATACTTGCCCCATCTGTAAAGCCACCAAGAATGCCAGTTTCCATGTTAACATGTCATGA